The Deinococcus sp. YIM 134068 region GTGCAGCAGCGTCACGAGGATGCGTGCGCCGCTCGCGCCGATGGGATGGCCGAGGGCGACCGCGCCGCCATTCACGTTCACCCGCTCCGGGTCGAGGCCGAGTTCGCGCTGGACGGCGAGACTCTGGACGCTGAAGGCCTCGTTCAGCTCCCACAGGTCCACGTCGCCCAAGCTCATGCCGCTCCTCTCCAGCAGCTTGCGCGTGGCGGGCACGGGCGTCATCATCACCCACTCGGGGGCGAGGCCGCCCATCGCGTAGGAGGTGATCTCGGCCATCGGCGTCAGCCCATGTGCCCGCGCCGCCGCCTCGGACATGAGCAGGAGGCTGGCGGCCCCGTCGTTCAATCCGGGGGCATTGCCCGCCGTGACCGTGCCGTCCTTCTTGAAGGCGGGCTTGAGCCGTCCCAGCGTCTCCGGGCTGGTATCGGCACGCGGCCCCTCGTCGGTGTCCACGGTCACGTCACCCTTGCGGCCCTTCACGGTGACGGGGGCGATCTCGTCGCTGAATCGCCCGCCCCCCTGCGCGGCAATCGCGCGCTGGTGGCTGCCCGTCGCGTAGGCGTCCTGCTCCTCGCGCCCGATGCCGTACTTCTCGGCCACGCGCTCGCCCGTCAGACCCATGCCCTCGTCGTTGATGGAACACCACAGGCCGTCGTGCGTGTTGGCGTCGAGGACCTGCGCGTGACCGAGCCGGTAGCCCTTCCTCGCCTGCGGCAGGAGGTGGGGCGCGTTGCTCATGCTCTCCATGCCGCCCGCCAGCACGACCGACTGGTCGCCCGCGCGGATGCTCTGCGCCGCCAGCATCACGGCTTTAAGGCCCGAGCCGCACACCTTGTTGATCGTCAGCGCCCCGACCTCCGGGGGTAAGCCCGCCCGCAGCGCCGCCTGCCGCGCCGGATTCTGGCCGCATCCTGCCTGCACGACCTGCCCAAGAATCACTTCCTCCACGAGTTCGGCGGGAATCCCCGCCCGCCTCAGCGTTTCCCGCAGGGTGGTCGTGCCGAGTTCGACGGCATTCGCGTCCGCCAGCGTGCCCAGAAACCTGCCCGTCGGCGTGCGCGACGCCGAGACGATGACCGCTTTTTCCATGCCCGGAGTCTAGCGCGGGGGAGACTAACGGGCGTTCGTTTTATCGTCTTCCAGCCACACCCGCCCGGCCAGCCCTGCACGTTCCGCCGCCTTACGCGCCCGCAGTATCTCCAAGTCGTCCGGCGTCAGCCCATGCAGGGCCGCCAGCGCGTGCAGCACCTCCAGCACATCGGCCAGTTCCTCCGGCGTGCGGTCGGGCAGATACTTGCAGACTTCCTCCCCCAGCTTGGCGCGGAGGGCGTCGGCATACTCCGCCTCGCTGAGCGTGCGGTCACGGTTCTCGGGGAACAGCTCTGGGATGCGGTCGCGCACGAGTTTCGGCATCGGTGCAAGCTACACCAAGCCTTTTTTGCCCGCGTGCTAGCCTCCCCCCATGTTTGAGGCGCTCGGGAACAAGTTGCAGGACATCCTCGACCGCGTGGGCCGGGAGAGCAAACTCACAGGCGAACAGGTCAAGGCCGCCATGCGCGAGATTCGGATGGCGCTGCTCGAAGCGGACGTGAACTTCACCGTCGCCAAAGATTTCGTGGCCCGCGTGACCGAGAAGGCGGTCGGGCAGGAGGTGCTCGGCTCCCTCAACGCCGGGCAGACGGTGGTGAAGCTCGTCCACGACGAACTGATCGAGACGCTGGGTGGACAATCCGCCCAACCGACCCTCAAAACCGACGGCAACGTCTGGTTCATGGTCGGACTTCAAGGCGCGGGCAAGACGACGAGCACGGGCAAACTCGCCGCCTTCTACAAGGGCAAGGGCCGCCGCGTCCTCCTCGTGGCCGCCGATACCCAGCGCCCCGCCGCGCGCGACCAGCTCGAAGTGC contains the following coding sequences:
- a CDS encoding nucleoside triphosphate pyrophosphohydrolase; translation: MPKLVRDRIPELFPENRDRTLSEAEYADALRAKLGEEVCKYLPDRTPEELADVLEVLHALAALHGLTPDDLEILRARKAAERAGLAGRVWLEDDKTNAR
- a CDS encoding thiolase family protein; this encodes MEKAVIVSASRTPTGRFLGTLADANAVELGTTTLRETLRRAGIPAELVEEVILGQVVQAGCGQNPARQAALRAGLPPEVGALTINKVCGSGLKAVMLAAQSIRAGDQSVVLAGGMESMSNAPHLLPQARKGYRLGHAQVLDANTHDGLWCSINDEGMGLTGERVAEKYGIGREEQDAYATGSHQRAIAAQGGGRFSDEIAPVTVKGRKGDVTVDTDEGPRADTSPETLGRLKPAFKKDGTVTAGNAPGLNDGAASLLLMSEAAARAHGLTPMAEITSYAMGGLAPEWVMMTPVPATRKLLERSGMSLGDVDLWELNEAFSVQSLAVQRELGLDPERVNVNGGAVALGHPIGASGARILVTLLHALKQQDKETGVATLCMGGGNGLALAVKRV